In a genomic window of Drosophila takahashii strain IR98-3 E-12201 chromosome 3L, DtakHiC1v2, whole genome shotgun sequence:
- the GstO1 gene encoding pyrimidodiazepine synthase isoform X1: protein MSETQHLTTGSERPIFPDDGVLKLYSMRFCPYAHRVHLVLDAKQIPHHSIYINLREKPEWFPQVSSSSKVPALELVKEPGNPVLIESLIICDYLDEKYPEVPLYPKDPLKKAQEKILIERFGQFITAFYRLVLHDNPDQLGDTDHYAGLDIYEEELKQRGTKFFGGSSPGMLDYMIWPWCERFASLKFNLGANFELNPERFAILLKWRDLMLEDRAVKCFYLDGQTHAKYMSSRRAGNADYNMLYNAAKRAKLE, encoded by the exons ATGAGCGAAACTCAGCATTTAACCACGG GATCGGAAAGGCCCATTTTCCCGGACGATGGGGTGCTCAAGTTGTACTCGATGCGCTTTTGCCCCTATGCACACCGTGTGCACCTGGTGCTGGACGCCAAGCAGATCCCTCACCACAGCATTTATATTAATCTGCGCGAGAAACCCGAGTGGTTCCCGCAGGTGAGCAGCTCCTCGAAGGTTCCGGCCTTGGAGCTCGTCAAGGAGCCGGGAAATCCCGTGCTGATCGAGTCGCTCATAATCTGCGACTACCTGGACGAGAAGTATCCGGAGGTGCCGCTTTATCCCAAGGATCCGCTGAAGAAGGCCCAGGAGAAGATTTTGATCGAGCGCTTCGGGCAGTTCATCACCGCCTTTTACCGCCTGGTGCTCCACGATAATCCCGACCAGCTGGGCGACACCGATCATTACGCCGGACTGGATATTTACGAGGAGGAGCTGAAGCAACGTGGAACCAAGTTCTTTGGTGGCTCCAGCCCGGGAATGCTGGACTACATGATTTGGCCTTGGTGCGAGCGCTTTGCCTCCTTGAAGTTCAACTTGGGTGCTAATTTTGAGTTGAATCCGGAACGTTTTGCCATTTTG CTTAAGTGGCGCGACTTGATGCTCGAGGATCGCGCCGTCAAATGTTTCTATCTGGATGGGCAGACCCATGCCAAATACATGAGTTCCCGTCGAGCGGGCAATGCGGATTACAATATGCTATA TAACGCGGCCAAGCGTGCTAAATTGGAGTAG
- the GstO1 gene encoding pyrimidodiazepine synthase isoform X2, which translates to MSETQHLTTGSERPIFPDDGVLKLYSMRFCPYAHRVHLVLDAKQIPHHSIYINLREKPEWFPQVSSSSKVPALELVKEPGNPVLIESLIICDYLDEKYPEVPLYPKDPLKKAQEKILIERFGQFITAFYRLVLHDNPDQLGDTDHYAGLDIYEEELKQRGTKFFGGSSPGMLDYMIWPWCERFASLKFNLGANFELNPERFAILLKWRDLMLEDRAVKCFYLDGQTHAKYMSSRRAGNADYNML; encoded by the exons ATGAGCGAAACTCAGCATTTAACCACGG GATCGGAAAGGCCCATTTTCCCGGACGATGGGGTGCTCAAGTTGTACTCGATGCGCTTTTGCCCCTATGCACACCGTGTGCACCTGGTGCTGGACGCCAAGCAGATCCCTCACCACAGCATTTATATTAATCTGCGCGAGAAACCCGAGTGGTTCCCGCAGGTGAGCAGCTCCTCGAAGGTTCCGGCCTTGGAGCTCGTCAAGGAGCCGGGAAATCCCGTGCTGATCGAGTCGCTCATAATCTGCGACTACCTGGACGAGAAGTATCCGGAGGTGCCGCTTTATCCCAAGGATCCGCTGAAGAAGGCCCAGGAGAAGATTTTGATCGAGCGCTTCGGGCAGTTCATCACCGCCTTTTACCGCCTGGTGCTCCACGATAATCCCGACCAGCTGGGCGACACCGATCATTACGCCGGACTGGATATTTACGAGGAGGAGCTGAAGCAACGTGGAACCAAGTTCTTTGGTGGCTCCAGCCCGGGAATGCTGGACTACATGATTTGGCCTTGGTGCGAGCGCTTTGCCTCCTTGAAGTTCAACTTGGGTGCTAATTTTGAGTTGAATCCGGAACGTTTTGCCATTTTG CTTAAGTGGCGCGACTTGATGCTCGAGGATCGCGCCGTCAAATGTTTCTATCTGGATGGGCAGACCCATGCCAAATACATGAGTTCCCGTCGAGCGGGCAATGCGGATTACAATATGCTATAG